One Methanolobus sp. WCC4 DNA segment encodes these proteins:
- a CDS encoding phenylacetate--CoA ligase, whose product MRYWQPKYETMKKDELAELQLKRLKKTAAAVYDNVPFYKEKFKQLGIKPDDIRSLDDISKLPTTKKTDLRDNYPFGLFAVPRKDIVRIHASSGTSGKPTVVGYTQNDIENWSDLMARNLTMVGLDSNDVFQNAVNYGLFTGGLGFHYGAERMGAMTVPSGTGNTARQLEMMMDFGVTAIHCTPSYALYLAETAQEMDIVDKLSLRVGCFGAEPWSSNTRKQLENSLGIKAYDSYGLSELMGPGVAFECEEQDGLHIWSDHFYVEVLDKEGEQVAEGEKGELVLTSLTKEALPIIRYRTGDITRLLENECSCGRTTQRISRLLGRADDMLIVRGINVFPSQIEDVIVDIPEVTEHFQVILDRNAKMLDEITVRVELEDNAFTGELKDLAAVRKHVENELKSVLNIRTNVELTEKGNIPRTAGKSKKVIDKRDAL is encoded by the coding sequence ATGAGATACTGGCAGCCAAAATACGAGACCATGAAAAAGGACGAACTTGCCGAACTACAACTGAAACGCTTGAAGAAGACGGCTGCAGCAGTCTATGATAATGTTCCTTTTTACAAAGAGAAGTTCAAACAACTTGGCATAAAGCCTGATGATATAAGGTCACTTGATGATATCAGCAAATTACCTACCACAAAGAAGACCGACCTCAGGGATAACTATCCATTCGGGCTCTTTGCTGTCCCTAGGAAGGATATAGTGAGGATCCATGCATCATCAGGTACCAGCGGGAAGCCAACTGTTGTCGGGTATACCCAGAACGATATAGAGAACTGGTCCGACCTCATGGCAAGGAACCTTACCATGGTGGGTCTTGACAGCAATGATGTCTTCCAGAATGCTGTGAACTACGGACTATTCACAGGTGGCCTTGGTTTCCATTACGGTGCCGAAAGAATGGGTGCCATGACCGTCCCGAGCGGAACCGGGAACACTGCCAGACAGCTTGAGATGATGATGGATTTCGGCGTCACTGCAATTCATTGTACTCCATCCTATGCGCTCTATCTTGCAGAAACGGCTCAGGAGATGGATATCGTGGACAAGCTCTCTCTCAGGGTAGGATGTTTCGGTGCTGAGCCATGGTCATCAAATACAAGGAAGCAACTGGAGAATTCCCTTGGCATAAAGGCATACGATTCATACGGTCTATCCGAACTTATGGGCCCGGGAGTTGCCTTCGAATGTGAGGAACAGGATGGTCTCCACATATGGAGCGACCATTTCTATGTCGAGGTACTTGATAAGGAAGGTGAACAGGTCGCTGAAGGTGAGAAGGGTGAACTCGTTCTCACATCCCTGACAAAGGAAGCTTTACCGATCATCAGATACAGGACCGGTGATATCACAAGGTTACTGGAAAATGAATGTTCATGTGGTCGTACCACACAGCGCATATCCAGACTTCTCGGAAGGGCCGATGACATGCTCATAGTCAGGGGAATAAACGTCTTCCCTTCACAGATAGAGGATGTCATTGTGGACATACCCGAGGTCACAGAACACTTCCAGGTCATCCTTGACAGGAATGCGAAGATGCTCGATGAGATCACTGTGAGGGTGGAACTCGAGGACAATGCATTCACAGGTGAGCTGAAGGACCTTGCCGCTGTTCGCAAACACGTTGAGAACGAACTTAAGAGCGTGCTCAACATCAGGACCAATGTGGAACTGACCGAGAAAGGTAACATTCCACGCACAGCCGGGAAGTCTAAAAAAGTAATTGACAAAAGGGATGCTCTGTGA
- a CDS encoding VWA domain-containing protein, which translates to MSDDVTENKDMSEEELIELIKSRFPGRDHKTFLNVLNKSSPTHRGEILRTTRLLLDTDWMLAGLFLEGLPAVAENEGTEIIRKWAGIGIKIFEQSKDLAIDYFSFSPPLLKELGASELEEWVLNGLSVFEDNPSSGRPYFSLGSEISKEFIENIKGSTALSDIITVLRYYALGLSGVNFNIRSRRELQTKDDMDAINPVIAGNTIYLAPRINKYGDSEDNFRIYKLSIMHEVGHVRFSSLKVEHEDAAGLMADIRKRYSTMKKRIPLPGMQAVGLVGIDDIIALFPNQALAGTILGVLEDARVEHMIMERYAGVRSDLERIRHLMLLTRPAPGGGLEGFMESLLWISTGHEPVHDAGREITPLLDQVRNLLKDSIFREGSSIIDALDATFNIYTMLDAKMGPLSQKDYEPLKNIDYRGVSIGVHDRKDPLSSRQHENIIRQFIPEKEIELTEEKEIPLEEEGRRQPTYASKKNWNILGRYRYDEWDAVINGYKPEWCVVNEVEPFGMSDEYYRDSSEEYRNEIALIRQIFNRMKPETFRRMKEQTDGTEIDIDAFIDNLIQRKCGVNPNEGLYLRWDKHERDVATLFLVDVSYSTHKVIDFEGKSILDVEKDSLIIMTQALESIGDRYAIHAFSGKSRDDVEYFVIKEFDEELSDDVARRISQLEPVSNTRLGPAIRHAIRKFEKIDAKTKIIILLSDGEPFDTSRGENAYKGNIAEEDTRVAINEGRAKGIQLFCITVDNEPGNYLDNIFSDSGYTIIDDASSLPESLPVLYKRITT; encoded by the coding sequence TTGTCAGATGATGTGACAGAAAACAAGGATATGAGCGAAGAGGAACTGATAGAACTCATCAAGTCCAGATTCCCCGGAAGGGATCATAAGACTTTTCTCAATGTTCTGAACAAGTCCAGCCCGACACATCGTGGCGAGATCCTCAGGACCACACGCTTGCTCCTTGATACTGACTGGATGCTTGCAGGACTTTTCCTTGAGGGTCTTCCAGCTGTCGCAGAGAATGAAGGAACAGAGATTATCAGGAAATGGGCAGGCATCGGTATTAAGATATTTGAGCAGAGCAAGGACCTGGCAATCGATTATTTTTCATTTTCACCACCACTCCTGAAGGAACTCGGTGCCAGTGAACTGGAAGAGTGGGTCCTGAATGGCTTATCTGTCTTTGAAGATAATCCTTCCTCTGGAAGACCTTATTTCTCCCTTGGGTCTGAAATCTCAAAGGAATTCATTGAGAACATCAAAGGGTCAACAGCATTGAGCGATATCATAACGGTCCTCCGATACTATGCCCTTGGTTTGTCAGGCGTGAATTTCAATATTCGGTCCCGGAGGGAGCTACAGACAAAGGATGACATGGATGCCATAAACCCTGTTATTGCAGGTAACACCATCTACCTTGCACCCCGGATAAACAAATACGGTGATAGCGAAGATAATTTCAGGATATACAAACTAAGCATAATGCATGAGGTCGGACATGTCCGTTTCAGTTCCCTGAAGGTCGAACACGAAGATGCAGCAGGACTGATGGCAGACATCAGGAAAAGGTACTCCACCATGAAGAAAAGGATCCCTTTACCGGGAATGCAGGCTGTGGGTCTTGTAGGCATTGACGATATCATAGCTCTTTTCCCGAATCAGGCACTTGCAGGGACCATACTGGGAGTTCTTGAGGATGCAAGGGTAGAGCACATGATAATGGAACGTTATGCGGGAGTTCGCTCGGACCTTGAGAGAATAAGACACCTGATGCTTCTGACAAGGCCAGCTCCCGGTGGAGGTCTTGAAGGGTTCATGGAATCACTTCTGTGGATATCCACGGGACATGAACCTGTCCATGATGCGGGCAGGGAGATAACACCCCTTCTGGACCAGGTCAGGAACCTGCTTAAGGACAGCATCTTCCGGGAGGGATCATCAATTATTGACGCACTTGATGCAACCTTCAACATATATACTATGCTTGATGCAAAAATGGGTCCGCTAAGCCAGAAGGATTACGAACCACTGAAGAACATCGACTACCGTGGAGTGAGTATAGGAGTGCATGACCGGAAGGATCCGCTTTCCTCCCGACAGCATGAGAATATCATCAGGCAATTCATCCCCGAAAAAGAGATCGAACTCACAGAAGAGAAAGAGATACCACTGGAAGAAGAGGGCAGGCGCCAGCCTACATATGCTTCGAAAAAGAACTGGAACATCCTTGGAAGGTACAGGTACGATGAATGGGATGCCGTTATCAATGGCTACAAACCGGAATGGTGTGTTGTCAATGAGGTCGAACCTTTCGGGATGTCAGATGAATATTACAGGGATTCGTCAGAAGAATACAGGAACGAGATAGCACTGATAAGGCAGATATTCAACAGGATGAAGCCGGAAACGTTCCGCAGGATGAAGGAACAGACCGACGGGACAGAGATAGATATCGATGCCTTCATCGATAATCTGATACAGAGGAAGTGCGGTGTGAACCCCAATGAGGGACTCTACCTCAGATGGGACAAGCATGAAAGGGATGTTGCAACCCTTTTCCTTGTAGATGTAAGTTATTCCACCCATAAAGTGATCGACTTCGAGGGAAAGAGCATACTGGATGTCGAGAAGGATTCACTCATCATCATGACACAAGCCCTTGAGAGCATAGGTGACAGATATGCCATCCATGCCTTTTCAGGTAAGTCAAGGGATGATGTCGAGTACTTTGTCATTAAGGAGTTCGACGAGGAACTCTCTGATGATGTTGCACGCAGGATAAGCCAGCTTGAGCCGGTATCAAATACCAGGCTCGGACCTGCCATCCGACATGCGATAAGGAAATTTGAAAAAATAGACGCAAAGACAAAGATAATAATACTCCTGTCAGATGGCGAACCCTTTGACACCTCCCGCGGGGAGAACGCCTATAAAGGAAACATTGCCGAAGAGGATACAAGGGTCGCGATAAATGAAGGCAGGGCAAAAGGAATACAGCTCTTCTGTATAACCGTGGATAATGAACCCGGCAATTATCTTGATAATATCTTCTCCGATTCAGGTTATACTATAATAGATGATGCAAGTTCGCTTCCTGAGAGTTTGCCGGTGTTGTACAAGAGGATAACTACCTAG
- a CDS encoding PAS domain S-box protein has product MRSNAYGSLYSFVGKWKMNTEKTEGNAIGNLADIVEIILDNAPIEEVMEILIDRIPSIFPEPENVAAGIEWMDMKCEAFSCEKEELVLRSDIVIDGTKEGTIRIAVRNMDRKNIDDAHLIEEYKRLLGLIARMISVFFEKRKEVADLRNRAKIARDYCEKIDDYIFILDHDGTILDFNTNFMECTGYTAEQLRQMNITDIMSQCAEGFRESFPVTDTILNGHSTFELEHRCDTGETIPMSVKCKPLDDKNESFLCVATDRSEAKKAETELEESERKYSTIVEKSNDGILIVQNGKIVFANSRILEITGYVPEDLTDREYLMIIPEEDHKISKNWFREQRSDLNGNELFNMELVTKEDRIIPVEANWSIIDYEGQQADLLIIRDISERARTEELLQKERDRLENYLDVVGSIIGITNSDAEIIFVNKVGAEILGYTKEDIIGRNWFTDFLPESVREPTREAFHKVMAGEIDPPQYFENLLLTGEGEERLIFWHDVPLEDENGKRIGMISSGEDITESRKMEALLVESEKNLKTIFNNIDDQIFIHRPYGNFIDVNMAVLHSSGYTKEEMLELGPKDIVRPELQPLMDAYTERIMKDKKIIFEIPYIRKNGDLLPLEINSRLIEYKGEEAIISVARDVTERKKAEDRLKRYAGELKHSNELKDLFTDIIRHDLLTPASVVKGYTEELLLTIKDEETLKLAEKVRDNNDRLIELLETATKLAKLQKEEEITFEKLDLVPVIKMVIESFGTQLEMKEQEVKITTDGKYLSRVNPVIEEVFANLLSNAIKYSTNKSTIDITLEDEEKMWKVSVADHGPGIPDEEKPLLFNRFHRADKRGVKGTGLGLAIVKRIIEMHGGKYGVDDRPDGQGSVFWVTVRKA; this is encoded by the coding sequence ATGAGATCTAATGCCTACGGTAGTCTTTATTCATTTGTGGGAAAGTGGAAGATGAATACCGAAAAAACAGAAGGGAATGCCATAGGGAATCTGGCAGATATTGTTGAGATCATACTTGACAATGCACCGATCGAAGAAGTAATGGAAATACTGATCGACCGAATCCCCTCCATTTTCCCCGAACCCGAGAACGTAGCCGCGGGAATAGAATGGATGGACATGAAATGTGAAGCCTTTTCATGTGAAAAGGAGGAACTTGTCCTCAGGAGTGACATCGTTATTGACGGTACTAAAGAAGGCACCATCAGGATTGCCGTCAGGAACATGGACAGGAAGAATATCGATGATGCTCATCTGATCGAGGAGTATAAGAGACTGCTTGGTCTTATAGCGAGGATGATATCAGTCTTCTTTGAGAAAAGAAAAGAAGTTGCAGACCTCAGGAACAGGGCAAAGATAGCAAGGGACTATTGCGAGAAGATAGATGACTACATATTCATTTTGGATCATGATGGCACAATTCTTGATTTTAACACTAATTTCATGGAATGTACCGGATATACTGCAGAACAACTGAGACAGATGAACATAACAGATATCATGTCACAGTGTGCAGAGGGCTTCAGAGAATCATTCCCGGTAACAGATACTATTCTGAACGGACATTCCACTTTTGAACTGGAACATAGATGTGATACAGGTGAGACCATACCGATGAGTGTCAAATGCAAACCACTTGACGATAAGAATGAGAGTTTCCTCTGTGTTGCAACGGACAGGTCGGAAGCAAAAAAAGCTGAGACCGAACTGGAAGAATCGGAGAGGAAATATTCCACCATCGTGGAAAAAAGCAACGATGGTATTCTCATTGTCCAGAATGGAAAAATAGTGTTCGCAAACTCAAGGATACTGGAGATAACCGGATACGTGCCTGAAGACCTCACGGACAGGGAGTATCTGATGATCATTCCTGAAGAGGACCATAAGATATCCAAAAACTGGTTCAGGGAACAGAGATCAGACCTGAATGGCAATGAACTCTTCAACATGGAACTGGTAACAAAAGAGGATAGGATAATACCCGTTGAGGCAAACTGGTCTATAATAGACTATGAAGGACAGCAAGCTGACCTGCTTATCATCAGGGATATCAGTGAAAGGGCACGTACTGAAGAACTTCTCCAGAAAGAAAGGGACCGGCTGGAGAACTACCTCGACGTGGTTGGTTCAATAATAGGAATAACCAATAGTGATGCTGAGATCATCTTCGTCAATAAGGTTGGTGCCGAAATACTGGGATATACGAAGGAAGATATCATAGGCAGGAACTGGTTCACCGATTTTCTGCCGGAAAGTGTCAGGGAGCCCACCAGAGAAGCATTTCACAAAGTAATGGCTGGCGAGATCGACCCCCCACAGTACTTTGAGAATCTCCTGCTTACAGGAGAAGGCGAGGAGAGGTTGATATTCTGGCACGATGTACCACTGGAAGATGAGAACGGAAAACGCATCGGAATGATAAGCTCCGGAGAGGACATCACAGAGAGCAGAAAGATGGAAGCACTTCTCGTGGAATCGGAGAAGAACCTCAAAACGATATTCAATAACATAGATGACCAGATATTCATCCACAGACCATATGGCAATTTCATCGATGTTAACATGGCCGTTCTCCATTCAAGCGGTTACACAAAAGAAGAAATGCTTGAGCTGGGACCAAAGGACATAGTAAGACCTGAACTACAGCCCCTCATGGATGCTTACACCGAACGTATAATGAAAGATAAGAAGATCATCTTCGAAATACCCTATATACGGAAAAATGGGGACTTACTACCACTTGAGATCAACTCCAGACTTATTGAATATAAGGGCGAAGAAGCTATTATTTCAGTAGCAAGAGACGTTACTGAGCGCAAAAAGGCGGAAGACAGGTTAAAGCGTTATGCAGGCGAGCTCAAACATTCGAACGAGCTCAAAGACCTTTTTACAGATATCATCAGGCATGACCTGCTGACACCGGCAAGTGTTGTTAAAGGCTACACTGAAGAACTGCTCCTTACAATAAAGGATGAAGAGACACTAAAACTGGCAGAGAAGGTCAGGGACAACAATGACCGGCTTATTGAATTGCTGGAAACGGCTACAAAGCTGGCAAAGCTTCAGAAAGAAGAGGAGATAACCTTTGAGAAACTTGATCTCGTACCGGTCATAAAAATGGTCATCGAGAGTTTCGGCACCCAGCTTGAAATGAAGGAGCAGGAAGTTAAGATAACCACAGATGGAAAGTACCTGTCCCGTGTCAACCCAGTTATAGAAGAGGTATTCGCAAATCTTCTTTCCAATGCCATCAAATACAGCACGAATAAAAGTACTATAGATATCACCCTTGAAGATGAAGAGAAAATGTGGAAAGTAAGTGTTGCTGACCACGGACCGGGCATTCCTGACGAGGAAAAGCCCCTGCTGTTCAATCGCTTCCATCGTGCTGATAAAAGAGGTGTCAAAGGAACAGGACTGGGACTTGCCATCGTTAAAAGGATAATAGAGATGCATGGTGGCAAGTACGGAGTGGATGACAGACCTGACGGACAGGGAAGCGTGTTCTGGGTCACAGTCAGGAAAGCATGA
- a CDS encoding PAS domain S-box protein, with protein sequence MPENTDNDPAFIQKTTPIDHQEDGIVIIAPDRTITYCNESWKEFVQSYDIGLFKDNDGIEKLIDENSQDTENADKSSFMVKGICDVIDGFENSFTFEYTPEASEHEHRFQMKVRPLSKDYPANIILQNIDITERNSCENEHIDHQGCIHSLLNNLQLVGVTLDTEGKVIFCNDFLLDLTGWKREEILNRNWFDIFLPVDIVPEIRGYFASILEKVDVPSYHSNEIVTREGNRKLIAWNYTVFRDSDGNVKSITSVGEDTTDLESAERSLIESKGQLRTLVDSLPDLVWLKDVNGTFLACNPKFERLVGVKESEIIGKTDYDLLEKDLADYVVQKDREAINAGIPAINEEKVTYADDGHHEYIETIKSPMYDADGNLIGVLGVARDITQRKQTEDELKKRELKLRTAQSVGHFGSWQFDLNSGMVEASEEALRIYGLEKEQFTIKEVQTIPLSDHRSMLDRALSDLVAGKAPYDVHFRIKRRNDGAIRYIHSIAEYFAEQNVVIGTIQDITDHKKAEKKMEEDAIRRRIFIEQSSDGMIILDQNGKILETNRKYAEMTGYSNEELTEMHIWELDAHMKPEEMVEHIKEHEDTELYLETTLRCKDGKFLDIEISASYVTFGGEKLIFSVCRDITKRKESERKIQEDAIRRRILIDQSSDGIVVFNEGGRVVETNQKFAEMLGYSPEEIIRLNVWDWDVNLSNEEDFKEYETIAHNDNYIETVVRRKDGTFLDLEISSSDAIFDGDKLIFSVCRDVTRRKRAEEELLQAKITAEKASRAKSEFLANMSHELRTPLNSIIGFSQMLNERIPGELNKKQATYVSNVLRSGNHLIELINDILDLSKVESGEMKLNRSQFIVDDLLKDAATTIRPAAKKKSIEITTDIQGCNMDICADRTKIKDVLHNILSNAVKFTPEKGSIDIKAKCIDDKLHVAISDTGIGIPEEQQGMIFEPFKQIDSFMTRKFEGTGLGLALVKRYVEMHNGKIDVHSEVGKGSTFTFMIPISSNEYQ encoded by the coding sequence ATGCCCGAAAATACTGACAATGATCCTGCCTTTATTCAGAAAACTACCCCTATTGATCATCAGGAAGATGGCATTGTCATTATTGCACCGGACAGGACCATTACCTATTGTAATGAAAGCTGGAAAGAATTTGTTCAAAGCTATGATATCGGTCTTTTCAAAGATAACGATGGAATTGAAAAGTTAATAGATGAAAACTCTCAGGATACAGAGAATGCAGACAAATCTTCCTTCATGGTCAAAGGCATCTGTGACGTTATCGACGGCTTTGAAAACTCATTCACTTTTGAATATACACCTGAAGCCTCTGAACACGAACACAGGTTCCAGATGAAGGTCAGACCTCTTTCAAAAGACTATCCTGCAAATATTATTCTGCAGAACATCGACATAACTGAAAGAAATAGTTGCGAAAACGAGCATATTGACCATCAGGGATGTATCCATTCGTTACTCAACAACCTGCAGCTTGTTGGAGTTACACTCGACACTGAGGGGAAAGTTATCTTCTGTAATGATTTTCTACTGGACCTGACAGGCTGGAAAAGAGAGGAGATCCTCAACAGGAACTGGTTCGATATTTTCCTCCCGGTTGATATCGTTCCCGAGATAAGGGGATATTTTGCAAGTATACTGGAAAAAGTGGATGTGCCATCATACCATAGTAATGAGATCGTCACAAGGGAAGGCAACAGGAAACTGATAGCATGGAACTATACGGTTTTCAGGGATAGCGATGGGAATGTTAAAAGCATTACCAGTGTTGGCGAGGATACAACCGACCTGGAGTCTGCCGAAAGGTCCCTCATAGAAAGCAAAGGACAATTACGCACACTGGTAGATAGTTTGCCTGACCTTGTGTGGCTAAAAGATGTCAATGGCACATTCCTTGCATGTAATCCTAAATTCGAACGACTGGTCGGTGTAAAGGAATCAGAGATCATTGGGAAAACAGATTATGATCTTCTGGAAAAGGATCTCGCGGATTACGTTGTACAAAAAGACAGGGAAGCAATAAATGCAGGTATACCTGCGATCAACGAGGAAAAGGTCACCTACGCTGATGACGGGCATCATGAATATATCGAGACTATCAAAAGCCCAATGTATGATGCTGATGGAAACCTGATAGGCGTATTAGGTGTTGCCAGGGACATTACCCAGAGAAAACAGACCGAGGATGAATTAAAGAAGAGAGAGTTGAAACTGCGGACTGCACAGAGTGTTGGTCATTTCGGAAGCTGGCAGTTCGATCTTAATTCAGGAATGGTTGAGGCTTCCGAAGAAGCTCTCAGGATATATGGATTAGAAAAAGAGCAATTCACCATCAAAGAGGTACAAACGATCCCTCTTTCTGACCATCGATCAATGCTGGACAGGGCCTTAAGTGACCTGGTCGCAGGAAAAGCACCTTATGATGTCCATTTCAGGATAAAGAGACGTAATGACGGAGCTATCCGTTATATACATTCTATTGCTGAATATTTTGCTGAGCAAAATGTTGTGATCGGCACCATACAGGATATTACCGACCATAAAAAAGCAGAAAAGAAGATGGAAGAAGATGCGATCAGGAGACGCATATTCATAGAGCAGTCCAGTGATGGGATGATCATTCTCGATCAGAATGGAAAAATACTGGAAACAAACAGGAAATATGCGGAGATGACCGGGTATTCGAATGAAGAACTCACTGAAATGCATATATGGGAACTGGATGCTCACATGAAACCTGAAGAAATGGTCGAACACATCAAAGAGCATGAAGATACTGAATTATATTTAGAGACAACATTAAGGTGCAAAGATGGAAAGTTCCTTGATATTGAGATAAGTGCAAGCTATGTCACATTTGGCGGAGAGAAATTGATATTCTCTGTGTGCAGGGATATTACAAAGCGCAAGGAATCTGAACGTAAGATCCAGGAAGATGCTATAAGGAGGCGTATCCTGATCGATCAGTCCAGCGATGGGATCGTTGTTTTTAATGAAGGGGGCAGGGTTGTAGAAACTAATCAGAAGTTTGCAGAAATGCTTGGATATTCCCCGGAAGAGATCATCAGATTAAATGTATGGGACTGGGATGTAAACCTGTCGAATGAAGAAGATTTTAAAGAGTATGAGACGATTGCCCATAACGATAATTATATCGAAACCGTAGTTCGCCGCAAAGATGGTACTTTTCTGGACCTGGAGATCAGCTCGAGTGACGCAATATTTGATGGAGATAAACTTATTTTCTCGGTATGCAGGGATGTGACCAGACGCAAAAGGGCAGAAGAGGAATTGCTGCAAGCCAAGATAACAGCAGAAAAGGCCAGCAGAGCAAAATCAGAGTTCCTTGCCAATATGAGCCATGAACTAAGAACACCTCTCAATTCGATCATAGGCTTTTCACAGATGCTCAATGAAAGGATACCAGGAGAATTGAATAAAAAGCAGGCAACTTATGTATCCAATGTCCTTAGAAGCGGGAATCACCTGATAGAACTTATCAACGACATACTCGACCTTTCAAAGGTCGAATCAGGAGAAATGAAACTCAATCGCAGCCAGTTCATAGTAGACGACCTGTTAAAAGATGCTGCAACAACTATCAGGCCAGCTGCAAAGAAAAAGTCCATTGAGATAACAACTGATATACAGGGCTGCAACATGGATATATGTGCTGATCGGACAAAGATAAAGGATGTATTGCACAATATCCTTTCCAATGCTGTTAAGTTCACACCTGAAAAAGGAAGCATCGATATCAAAGCAAAATGTATCGATGACAAACTTCATGTAGCGATCTCAGATACCGGAATAGGCATCCCTGAAGAACAACAGGGAATGATATTCGAACCATTCAAACAGATCGACAGTTTCATGACGCGCAAATTCGAGGGAACGGGGCTGGGTCTTGCGCTTGTAAAAAGATATGTGGAGATGCATAACGGAAAGATCGATGTGCATAGTGAGGTTGGTAAAGGGAGTACCTTCACATTCATGATACCCATCAGCAGCAATGAGTATCAATGA
- a CDS encoding PAS domain S-box protein, translating to MSVTIKSLQDQSYKPSETLNKDEELLDCLLQNDSAYRILFKNNKAAVLKVDPENSLVIDANRAACENFGWDRSNITGMKLQEIIDLPHEMIYPDNKKGKENGTENKFSNYFLLKHLTAAGNTRDIKVYFCPVDTIPQDHQYYILRDVTGHEKTRQTLEAEIMKRKILIEHSADGIVIIDQNGKVFEANSKYAEMLGYTPEEMLSLYMWDWDTNYTREQLLEMVRLADSVGVIHETKQKRKDGTLIDVEVSGNAAKFDDQKLIFCVCRDITERKIAEESLLEAKQVAEDANLSKSQFLATMSHELRTPLNSIIGFSDMLNDGIAGELNEKQAQYVSNVLTGGKHLLGLINDILDYSKVEAGKMELYYEEFLIQDAVGEVKMLTDPIAAKKNINVNVDVDPVLIVNADRTKFKQILYNLTSNAIKFTPDEGTVSIGAGPANDMVRVTIKDTGIGISNENRPKLFYPFKQLDQCATREYPGTGLGLAIVKKYVEMHGGNIWVESKPGEGSTFAFVIPLNTDLNDL from the coding sequence TTGTCAGTAACAATAAAAAGTCTGCAGGATCAAAGCTATAAGCCCTCCGAGACCCTCAATAAAGATGAGGAACTACTTGATTGTCTATTGCAGAATGACTCAGCTTACAGGATATTGTTTAAAAACAACAAAGCTGCGGTACTGAAGGTCGACCCTGAAAACTCATTGGTCATTGATGCGAACAGAGCAGCCTGTGAGAATTTTGGATGGGACCGTAGCAATATCACTGGTATGAAATTACAGGAGATCATTGATCTGCCACATGAAATGATATATCCTGATAACAAAAAGGGCAAAGAAAATGGCACTGAGAACAAGTTCTCAAATTACTTTTTATTGAAGCATCTTACAGCTGCTGGAAATACTCGTGATATCAAAGTTTACTTCTGTCCTGTTGATACCATCCCACAAGATCATCAATATTATATCCTTCGCGACGTTACCGGGCACGAAAAGACCAGACAAACGCTTGAAGCAGAGATAATGAAAAGAAAGATCCTTATTGAACATTCCGCAGATGGTATAGTTATCATCGACCAGAATGGGAAGGTGTTCGAAGCTAATAGCAAATATGCAGAAATGCTTGGATATACACCAGAAGAAATGCTGTCATTGTACATGTGGGACTGGGACACGAACTACACACGTGAACAACTTCTGGAAATGGTCCGGCTTGCCGACAGCGTGGGAGTTATTCATGAAACAAAGCAGAAAAGGAAAGATGGAACTCTCATTGATGTAGAGGTCAGTGGAAATGCAGCTAAGTTCGATGATCAGAAACTTATCTTCTGTGTGTGCAGGGATATTACTGAAAGGAAGATCGCGGAAGAATCTCTGCTTGAAGCCAAGCAGGTTGCTGAAGACGCAAATCTGAGCAAGAGCCAGTTCCTTGCAACTATGAGCCATGAACTGAGAACTCCACTCAATTCGATCATTGGCTTTTCAGATATGCTGAATGATGGGATTGCGGGTGAGCTGAATGAAAAACAGGCTCAATATGTGAGCAATGTTTTGACTGGTGGTAAACATCTGCTTGGACTTATCAACGATATACTGGATTATTCCAAAGTAGAAGCTGGGAAGATGGAACTCTATTATGAGGAGTTCCTTATCCAGGATGCTGTCGGAGAAGTGAAAATGCTGACAGACCCCATTGCTGCTAAAAAGAACATAAACGTCAACGTAGATGTTGACCCTGTGCTTATCGTAAATGCAGACAGGACAAAGTTCAAACAGATACTTTACAACCTTACGAGCAATGCGATAAAATTCACACCAGATGAAGGTACGGTCTCTATTGGTGCCGGACCTGCTAATGATATGGTCAGAGTAACCATAAAAGATACCGGCATTGGGATCTCAAATGAGAACAGACCCAAACTCTTCTATCCATTCAAGCAACTTGACCAGTGCGCTACACGCGAGTACCCCGGAACCGGTTTGGGACTCGCTATTGTAAAGAAATATGTGGAAATGCATGGCGGGAATATATGGGTTGAAAGCAAACCCGGAGAAGGTAGTACTTTCGCATTTGTCATACCACTGAACACAGACCTGAACGATCTATGA